The sequence TGACCCAGTTCGCTCCTCTGGCCGTGGGGAGTGCCGATCCTGCGCAGTCCGGCGCGGCGGTATTCGACGGTGTGAGCGCCCACCGCGACGGTCGTGGCTGGCTCTTGAACGGCACCGCCCACCGGGTCATGGACGGAGATCGCGCAGATCTGCTGGCTGTGGTGACGGGCGCCGGCGTCTTCGTGGTTCCCGCGGAACGGGTGACCGCAACGCGCAGTCTGATATTCGATCCCGTGCTGCACCTTGCCGAGGTGACCTTCAGTGGGGTTCGCGTGAGCGAAAGCGACCGCAGTGCCGCCGATCCGGAGCGCGCTCGTCAGCTGGCCCTGACCGGCATGGCGCTGACGATGGTCGGGGCCTGTCAACGCATTCTCGACTCGGTGCTCGTTCATGTGAAGGGCCGCAATCAATTCGGTGCTCCGATCGGCTCCTTCCAGGCGGTCAAGCACAAAGCGGCGGACATGCACGTGGCCGTCGAACGTGCCCGCGCACTCGCCTACTATGCCGCCCTCACGATCGCCGCCGACGATCCCCGCCGCCGTGTGGCTGCGGCAATGGCCAAGGCCGCGGCAGGGGAGTGCCAGTCGCTGGTCTTCCGCAACGGCCTGCAGCTGTTCGGGGCCATGGGATTTACCTGGGAAAACGACCTTCAGTTCGCGCTCAAGCGCGCCAAAGCCGGCGAGCTCCTGCTCGGCGGCGCGGCCGAACATCGGGCGCTCATCGCCGAGGAGTACCGTGCAACTCACCTTTGATGCCGACGTCGAAGAATTCCGGGGCGAGTTCCTGGCCTTCCTCGCCGAACATCTGCCCGACGAGGCCGAGGCGGGGGAACGACCGCGCTCCAGTGCGGATGTTCCGGAGTGGGCCCGCCGCTGGCAGCGGAAGCAGTTCGACAACGGCTGGCTGCTCCCCGGAAACCCACCCGAGTTCGGCGGCCGGAATGCCAGTATCCTGCAGCAGTACGTGCATCTCGAGGAACTTTCCCGGCGCCGGATCTATCACAGCTTCAATCCCCAGGGCCTCGGCATCATCGCCGCCTCGTTGTTGTCGTTCGGTACGCCGGAACAGAAGGAACGTTGGGCTGCACCGATTCTGCGCGCCGAGATCACTGCTGCGCTCGGCATGAGTGAACCCGGTGCGGGCTCCGACCTCGCGTCGTTGCGTACACGCGCGGTGCGCGACGGTGACTCCTTCGTGGTGAACGGCCAGAAGGTGTGGACGTCCGGTGCCAACGAGGCCGACGTGTTGCTCACCTTCGTCCGCACCGATCCCGACGCTCCGAAGCACAAGGGAATCAGCGTGCTTCTGATTCCCACCGACACCCCGGGGGTCACGCGCCGTCCCTTCGCCTCCGTGTGTGCCGAGGACGACTTCGACTTCAACGAAGTGTTTTTCACGGACGTCAGGGTGCCCGCAGAGAACCTCGTCGGTGGGCTGAATCAGGGCTGGGGCGTTGCGAACGGTGCCCTAGGCCACGAACGCACCCTGTTGTGGCTGGGTTTCGCCGACCGACTACAGGATCTCGTCGAGGATTTCCGGCCTGTCACAGTTCTCGACCGTGATCACTATGCCACGCTCGCCATGGACAATCAGGCACTGCGGCTGCTGGGTTCTGCGGCGCTGGCCCGTGCGGACCGGGGTGAGCAGGACGTAGCGGCCCTGTCGGTTCTGAAGATCCTCGGATCCGAGGCAGTGCAGACCGCTTCGGAGCACGCGCTGGACGGCGCCGGGTTCGACGGTCTGGTCCACCCCGCGCTGACGGCACCGTACACGCCCTGGAACAACGACCATTTCGCGTCGAGTTGGTTCGAACGCTATGCGCGGAGCTTCGCCGGCACCATTGCCGGCGGCACGTCCGAAATTCAGCGCACGATCGTCGCCGAGCGCGTGCTCGGCCTACCCCGAAGCTGAGGAGTCCGACATGTATATCGACTACGAGGTCGCCGACAAGATCGCGGCCATCACACTCAATCGCCCCGAGGCCGCCAATGCCCAGAACGGCGCGCTCCTCGACGAACTCGACGCAGCCTGGACCAAGGCGGCAGAGGACCCTGATGTGGCGGTGATCGTCTTGCGTGCCGAGGGGAAACACTTCTCCGCCGGTCACGACCTCAACGATCGGTGGCCGGCTCCCGCGGAGATCACCCTGGAATGGATTTACGGGGCGGAGACCCGTCGCTATCTCGAGTACTCGCTGCGTTGGCGCAATGTTCCGAAGCCGTCGATCGCGGCCGTCCAGGGGCGCTGCATCGCGGGCGGACTGTTGTTGTGCTGGCCGTGCGACCTGATCGTCGCTGCCGAGGATGCCTCCTTCTCCGACCCGGTGGTGATGATGGGCATCGGTGGAGTCGAATATCATGGGCATACTTGGGAACTCGGCGCCCGCAAGGCGAAGGAAATTCTCTTCACCGGTCGTCCGGTGACTGCCGCGGAAGCCGAGCAGGTCGGCATGGTGAACAAGGTAGTGCCGCGCGATCAGCTCGACGCGGAGACTCGGGCCCTTGCCGAACATATCGCGACGATGCCCTCGTTCGGGCTGCGCCAGGCCAAGCGTGCGGTCAACCAGACGCTGGACGTGCAAGGCTTCTACGCTGCAATCCAGTCGGTGTTCGACATCCATCAGTCCGGACACGGCAACGCCTTGAGTGTCAGTGGCTACCCGATTCTGATGAAGCTGGACGAGATGAAGGCGAAAATCCAGTAAGAGGATCCAGTAGAAGTTTCGACTCCGATGGTGGGTCCCGTAAGCGGGGCCCACCATCGGGCGGTAAGTCGTCAGACCTTTTTGGTCACGCCGCCGTCGACTCGGATGATAGCGCCGGTAGTGAAACTCGATGCGTCACTCGCGAGATGGAGTGCGAGTGGTCCGAGTTCCTCCGGCTTCCCCATGCGACGCAGCGGCACGAACGACGCTTCCTCACCTTCAGCCGGCGCCCACGACTTCGAGACGTCCGTCAGGAAGGGGCCCGGCAGGATCGCGTTCACCCGGACCTTCGGCGCAAACGCATCGGCCAGGCCGACCGTGAGTGCATTGACCCCTGCTTTGGCACAGGCATAGGGCAACTGACGCGCGCTCGCCACCAGGGACCCCGCGGTACCGACATTGATGATGGAGCCACCGTCGTTTTCGGCCATGTGGGTGGCGGCTCGAACGGCGAGCCGAAACGGTCCCTTGAGGTTGACAGCGAACGTCTTGTCATACAGCTCTTCGGTGATGTCGTCGAGGTTCTCGTACAGCGGTGACATTCCGGCGTTGTTCACCAGTACGTCGAGCCTTCCGAAATGTTCCAGGGTCTGTTCGATCAACTGGTCGCACTCGTCCCAGCGTCCGACGTGACAGGCTACGGGAAACGCTCGACTGCCGGTGGACGTCTCTACCTCCTTGGCCGCGAGCTCGCATGCATCGAGCTTGCGTGAGGCGATGACGACGTCGGCCCCCGCCTCGGCGAGAGCCTGCACGATGGCTCTTCCGATGCCGCGGGATCCGCCGGTGACGACGGCAACCTTGCCGGTCAGGTCATGTAGGGAAGCACTAGTGGTCATCCGTGAATTATGCCCGAGTCGAGTGCCCTTTGGAAAGGACGTTCTGGCATTCGAGAATCACATTCTGCAGGCGGCGGAGTGCTCGTGTGGTGAGCTACGTGCGGGGTCGATTGTGCTTGTCGAGAGGTGAGGAACCACATGAATATGCAAGTGGTAGAGGACAAGGCCGAGATCGCGGAGCTGATGTATCGGTACGCGCGAGCGGTCGACACGAAAGACTGGGCGCTGCTGACTTCAGTGTTCACGGAGGACGCTCACCTCGACTACAGCTCGGTCGGTTATCCACCCGGGCCGCGCGACGAGGTGGTCGCCCTCCTCCGGAATGCGCTGACCCAGGTTCCGATGACGCAGCACTTCGTCACGAACATCGAGGTCGATCTCGATGGCGCCACCGCGAAGGTGCGGGCAATGTTCTTCAATCCCATGCAACTACCCGGCGTAAGCGGCATGACCTACTGCGGGGGCAACTATCACCATGAAGTGGTGCGCACCCCGGACGGCTGGAAGAGCGCCCGACTCCGGGAAGAGAGTCTCTGGTTCTCGAATCATCCCGGGCCGAGCGGCCCTTGACGAGGCCGCTCGGTCACAGCCGGTGTCAGAGCTGGACGAGGCGCGGCGCCGATCCTTCGGCCCGGATCATCGCGCCGGCTTCGCGGGTGAGTTCTCGCGCACTGCCGAGGAGGCCGTCGAGCACCAGCGCGCGCCGGATGTGCCGGTGTAGATCGTGTTCGGCGGTGAAACCTATCCCACCGAGCACCTGCTGGCAGTGACGAGCTGTTATGAGCGCCGCCTGGCCGGCCGCGGCCTTGGCGAGCAGGGAACCGAGGTCGTCGGTGGCGGCGGCCAGGGTTGCCTCGGCGCCCTCGATGGCGACGAGGGTCTCCGCGAGCCGATGCCGTACGGCCTGGAATGCGGCGACCGGCCTGCCGAACTGTGTACGACCCAGCGCGTGTGTTCGAGCCAGGGACAGCATGGCTCGGCTGGTACCGGTCAACCACCAACCGAGCGCTCGGCGGCCCGCAGCGAGCGGGACCGGACTTCCGGGGTCGACGATCGCCAGCGGTAGTTCACTGTCCAGTGTGCTGTACTGCGGTGCGGGCGCCTTGTCGGTGCGGTCCCACAGAACCCAGGAGCCTCCGGTGTACGGCAGGGGGACGGCGCCACCGACGGGGAGTCCCGCCTCGTCCAGCACCACGTCATTGAGGAAGGGTCCGTGTGCGCCGGTCTCCCCGAGGAGCCGGAACACGATCGGCACTGCGAGGTCTGGCATTTCGGTGAGCATGTCGTGCCACCCGAGTTCGGTGAGGGCGGTATCGAGATCTGCGCCCGATCGGGTGGTCATCGTTTTGCGAAGTGTGTCCTCGAGGAGGGTGAGCTCCACGTCGTACACGGTCA comes from Rhodococcus oxybenzonivorans and encodes:
- a CDS encoding nuclear transport factor 2 family protein, giving the protein MNMQVVEDKAEIAELMYRYARAVDTKDWALLTSVFTEDAHLDYSSVGYPPGPRDEVVALLRNALTQVPMTQHFVTNIEVDLDGATAKVRAMFFNPMQLPGVSGMTYCGGNYHHEVVRTPDGWKSARLREESLWFSNHPGPSGP
- a CDS encoding acyl-CoA dehydrogenase family protein → MTVYDVELTLLEDTLRKTMTTRSGADLDTALTELGWHDMLTEMPDLAVPIVFRLLGETGAHGPFLNDVVLDEAGLPVGGAVPLPYTGGSWVLWDRTDKAPAPQYSTLDSELPLAIVDPGSPVPLAAGRRALGWWLTGTSRAMLSLARTHALGRTQFGRPVAAFQAVRHRLAETLVAIEGAEATLAAATDDLGSLLAKAAAGQAALITARHCQQVLGGIGFTAEHDLHRHIRRALVLDGLLGSARELTREAGAMIRAEGSAPRLVQL
- a CDS encoding enoyl-CoA hydratase, coding for MYIDYEVADKIAAITLNRPEAANAQNGALLDELDAAWTKAAEDPDVAVIVLRAEGKHFSAGHDLNDRWPAPAEITLEWIYGAETRRYLEYSLRWRNVPKPSIAAVQGRCIAGGLLLCWPCDLIVAAEDASFSDPVVMMGIGGVEYHGHTWELGARKAKEILFTGRPVTAAEAEQVGMVNKVVPRDQLDAETRALAEHIATMPSFGLRQAKRAVNQTLDVQGFYAAIQSVFDIHQSGHGNALSVSGYPILMKLDEMKAKIQ
- a CDS encoding SDR family NAD(P)-dependent oxidoreductase, which translates into the protein MTTSASLHDLTGKVAVVTGGSRGIGRAIVQALAEAGADVVIASRKLDACELAAKEVETSTGSRAFPVACHVGRWDECDQLIEQTLEHFGRLDVLVNNAGMSPLYENLDDITEELYDKTFAVNLKGPFRLAVRAATHMAENDGGSIINVGTAGSLVASARQLPYACAKAGVNALTVGLADAFAPKVRVNAILPGPFLTDVSKSWAPAEGEEASFVPLRRMGKPEELGPLALHLASDASSFTTGAIIRVDGGVTKKV
- a CDS encoding acyl-CoA dehydrogenase family protein, with amino-acid sequence MLFEFDSDQRLWQKTVREVMAKECPPTLIRTIVDDGGDPGPLWKVYVDLGWTELAEADVAVELAIVLEELGRATDPTPYLATMTQFAPLAVGSADPAQSGAAVFDGVSAHRDGRGWLLNGTAHRVMDGDRADLLAVVTGAGVFVVPAERVTATRSLIFDPVLHLAEVTFSGVRVSESDRSAADPERARQLALTGMALTMVGACQRILDSVLVHVKGRNQFGAPIGSFQAVKHKAADMHVAVERARALAYYAALTIAADDPRRRVAAAMAKAAAGECQSLVFRNGLQLFGAMGFTWENDLQFALKRAKAGELLLGGAAEHRALIAEEYRATHL
- a CDS encoding acyl-CoA dehydrogenase family protein, which codes for MQLTFDADVEEFRGEFLAFLAEHLPDEAEAGERPRSSADVPEWARRWQRKQFDNGWLLPGNPPEFGGRNASILQQYVHLEELSRRRIYHSFNPQGLGIIAASLLSFGTPEQKERWAAPILRAEITAALGMSEPGAGSDLASLRTRAVRDGDSFVVNGQKVWTSGANEADVLLTFVRTDPDAPKHKGISVLLIPTDTPGVTRRPFASVCAEDDFDFNEVFFTDVRVPAENLVGGLNQGWGVANGALGHERTLLWLGFADRLQDLVEDFRPVTVLDRDHYATLAMDNQALRLLGSAALARADRGEQDVAALSVLKILGSEAVQTASEHALDGAGFDGLVHPALTAPYTPWNNDHFASSWFERYARSFAGTIAGGTSEIQRTIVAERVLGLPRS